One stretch of Clostridia bacterium DNA includes these proteins:
- a CDS encoding ribosomal L7Ae/L30e/S12e/Gadd45 family protein codes for MKEIKEVPRSKRIIGTKQTKKEVVMNRVKKVYVAKDAENHIIRELTELCNEKLIPIIYVDTMKELGSICGIQVGAASAAILK; via the coding sequence ATGAAGGAAATCAAAGAAGTTCCTAGATCAAAAAGAATTATTGGAACTAAACAAACTAAAAAAGAAGTGGTTATGAATAGAGTAAAAAAAGTGTATGTTGCCAAGGATGCCGAGAATCATATAATAAGAGAACTTACAGAATTATGTAATGAAAAGCTTATACCTATTATTTATGTTGACACAATGAAGGAACTGGGTTCGATTTGTGGTATCCAGGTAGGCGCTGCTTCA